From a region of the Vibrio ostreae genome:
- a CDS encoding Ig-like domain-containing protein — protein sequence MSNFEKINVVDKQSGISSSLSGEEMTNPTGKVFILESDFDGAFQAARQGNDLLLTTAAGENIVIQGFFLASGDARNELVIKDDNGVLWLGQQESLSAEFSFAEINLTEPAAAMAAEGVSWWWILAGVGGVGLAAAAISGGGGSDSDSDSDSDSNSGSDFEPSPAVTFDPVEVQSSSPQLTGQVNDPQASVTVMVDDNEYPATNNGDGTWTLDEGTLPALPNGETEITVTVTQPDGESNTVTGTIMVDMPAPQVIMPDDLNDDGWLNADEMAANVNGAIDVTVMLPEEAVAGDIVQLDDGTISQEITLTADDIANGSITVLYPLPVEGETLELMAVLIDSDGNMSASHSGSLTVDTTLDSDGDGVMVSFDAISDDSDTADDFVTSDNTLLFTGTVDSADGNQLSVTVGETTYQQGSSPELSIDQNGNWTLDLSANALDDGTYPVVATVSDAAGNSFSTDAQNVMIDTDVNADEGSFMVSIDGISDDTGTADDFITSDNTIVITGTLDLDDDTTLSVTFNGVTYTENDPELVIDALPDADGSVVWALDVSAITLADGTYPVSATVTNSQGNQIHAEQEIMIDTLSGANGSAPLVSINADLNDDGWLNSAEMEANGSFSLQVDVTLPVGAVSGDSIRLTDGNDTQLITLTEQDIVNGSITADYLVPIQGETLEISAELVDQVGNVSATGTDSVTVDSLIDGDVDGHTVTFDSISNDTGMDGDFITNDNTLVFNGTLDTDDSTTLSVTVNETTYVQGADPELSVDDSGNWSLDLSNTPLEDGTYNLVATVTDQAGNTISTQGSQVVIDTTVDTNSDGNTVSFDAISEDTGVDGDFITSDNTLQLRGTLDSTDGNTLSVTVGDTTYVQGDDAELEVDEDGNWRLDLSASPLDDGNYSVVATVTDAAGNTASAPAQTVLIDTVIDNNSDGNTVTFDAISQDTGTSGDFITSDNTLVLSGRVDLDDDNTLSVNVGEVTYQFGRDPELSIDANGSWSLDLSATPLDDGQHDVIATVTDVAGNTASSAIQTVIVYTGVDGDEDGFTVSINGVSEDTGAVGDFITSDNTLVISGTVDVDDNNALSVTFNGVTYTEADTQLVLAPVPDANGVVGWSLDVSDTSLADGTYSITATVTSSAGNQIHAYQDVIIDSVAGTDGSAPQVILDADVNDDGWINADEQAALNDIGVTVTINIPDGAVAGDTIELTDGTNTSTVSLTEQDITSGSISASYPLPEEGGSLTVTAVLIDQAGNTSAPGSDSVTLDTLADGDGDGQTVTFDSISADTGTTGDFITSDNRLVFNGSIDPEDGTTLSVRVGDTTYTHGASPELSVDDSGNWSLDLSSTALNDGNYTVVATVADAAGNTSETLAQQVVVDTQIDTNANGSMVTFEAISEDSGVTGDFITNDNTLLLTGTVDLEDGNRLSVSVGERTYIYGDDLELVVDSDGQWVLDLSEVPLSDGDYRVVASVTDMAGNSFSTSSQTVTIDTAIDGDGDGTTVTFDRISEDSGIEGDFITNDVELQLHGAVDTDDDNTLSVIVGDNTYVQGVDSELTTDSNGNWTLDLSALALDDGTYSVTALVTDDAGNIARTISQPLVIDTTIDGNGDGQTVTFDAISDDTGLPGNFITSDNTLILQGTVDVNDDNVLSVNVDGTDYVHGVDPELSIDASGNWTLDLTSSALADGTYTVVATVTDEAGNSFSTNPQSVVIDTVIDADGDGNTVTFDAISIDSGVVGDFITDDNTLLLTGTVDLDDGNLLSVSVGDTIYVQDVDPELSIDAAGNWILDLTATPLDDGSYTVVATVSDEAGNSASSVSQDVVINTGVDSDQDGFTVAITAISDDSGTVGDFVTNDTNLQISGTVDLDDGNDLSITFNGTTYTENDSELVLGSAPDANGLVSWTLDVSGTTLTDGTYPLTATVTSSAGNESSVHQDVVVDTMAGDDGSAPVVILSDDLNDDGWLNAEEMAANEDGNLQVSITLPDGAIAGDTIRVSDGNTTNDFILTNEDIVAGNISTVYPLPDEGSSLTVRAVLIDQTGNTSAQGSDSLSVDTLLDTDFDGATVTFDSISNDSGITDELVTNDNTLLLHGSVDLDDGNTLSVAVGDTTYVNEVDPELTVDDSGNWILDLTSNEMNDGTYGVVATVTDAAGNTISTSPRDVVIDTLIDSNGNGTTVTFDSITEDSGIAGDFITNDNTPVLSGVLDVEDGNTLSVTVGSDSYVLGTDPELSVDDSGRWYLDLAATPLSDGTYSVVTTVTDAAGNTASTESQDLVIDTVVDNDGDGDTVTLDSISEDTGTEGDFITSDNTLRFIGRVDLDDSNILSVAVGDTTYIRGVDPELSVDSSGNWTLDLTSTPLDDGTYTVVATVVDIAGNTDNINQDVIINTGVDTDDDGYSVTIDSMTDDSGTDGDFVTSDTTLQISGSVDLDDNNTLTVDFNGTIYSEADPELTLDSTPDASGVVNWTLDVSGINLADGTYPVTATVTSNAGNHISAQQDIVVDTVAGDLGTAPQVTISDDLNNDAWLNNDELAALTDGNLEVVITLPEGSSVGDIIQVSDGTNSSDLVLSETDISNGSITTEFPAPAEGEGVTITAVLIDVAGNQSATGSDHLTVDTQADANDNGNTVSFDAISDDTGSDSSDFITNDNRLLLTGTVDPDDNTTLSVSVDGTTYVHGIAPELSIDGDGLWTLDLTVNPLEDGTYSVMATVTDEAGNTVSTSSQNVVIDTVVDGNGNGTTVSFDSISDDSGIAGDFMTNDSGLILSGTIDLDDDTTLSVTVGGATYIEGSDTQISIDDSGNWILDLSATPLVDGTYVVVATATDLAGNAVSTSSQNVVIDTVAGNDGSAPQVTITDDSNDDGWLNGEESAANADGDLEVSIDLPAGAAAGDTLQVTDGTTSTDIVLSAADISSGSVSAGFAVPAEGSSVTVSAVLIDQAGNTSATGSDTLTVDTVTGNDGSAPQVTITDDSNDDGWLNGEESAANADGDLDVTVSIPAGAAAGDTLQVTDGTTSTDIVLSAADISSGSVSAGFAVPADGSGVTVSAVLIDQAGNTSAAGSDSVTVDTVTGNDGSAPQVTITDDSNDDGWLNGEESAVNADGDLEVSIDLPAGAAAGDTLQVTDGTTSTDIVLSAADISSGSVSAGFAVPAEGSSVTVSAVLIDQAGNNR from the coding sequence AAGCAATCCGGTATTTCTTCATCGCTTTCTGGTGAGGAAATGACGAATCCGACTGGTAAAGTTTTTATTTTAGAATCCGATTTTGACGGTGCGTTCCAGGCCGCCAGACAGGGAAACGATTTACTGCTCACTACCGCTGCTGGCGAGAATATTGTCATCCAGGGCTTTTTTCTGGCATCTGGCGACGCGAGAAATGAGTTGGTGATTAAAGATGATAACGGCGTGCTTTGGCTGGGCCAACAGGAATCGTTGTCTGCAGAATTTTCTTTCGCTGAAATTAACCTGACAGAACCAGCTGCAGCGATGGCTGCCGAAGGAGTGAGCTGGTGGTGGATTTTAGCTGGCGTTGGAGGCGTTGGTCTTGCGGCGGCTGCCATCTCTGGAGGTGGAGGTTCGGATTCTGATTCAGATTCTGACTCGGACTCAAATTCTGGTTCCGATTTTGAGCCGTCACCCGCAGTGACTTTTGACCCGGTCGAAGTGCAGAGCTCTTCTCCGCAGTTGACCGGTCAGGTTAATGACCCGCAAGCATCAGTAACGGTGATGGTCGATGATAATGAGTATCCAGCCACCAATAATGGCGATGGCACTTGGACGCTGGATGAAGGCACCTTACCAGCGTTACCTAACGGCGAGACTGAAATCACGGTTACGGTGACGCAGCCTGATGGCGAGAGTAATACAGTCACCGGCACAATAATGGTTGATATGCCTGCTCCGCAAGTAATTATGCCAGACGATCTTAATGACGACGGGTGGCTTAATGCTGATGAAATGGCGGCGAACGTAAATGGAGCGATTGATGTCACTGTGATGTTACCCGAAGAAGCGGTGGCAGGTGATATTGTTCAGCTTGATGACGGTACGATCAGTCAGGAGATTACGCTGACCGCGGACGATATTGCGAATGGCAGTATTACCGTTTTATATCCATTACCCGTTGAAGGTGAAACGCTGGAACTGATGGCAGTATTGATTGATTCTGACGGTAATATGTCTGCTTCACACAGTGGCAGTCTCACCGTCGATACCACACTGGATTCGGATGGTGATGGTGTGATGGTGTCCTTTGATGCAATCAGTGATGATTCTGACACCGCGGATGACTTTGTGACCAGTGATAACACGCTGTTGTTTACCGGAACCGTCGATTCTGCAGATGGCAACCAGCTATCAGTGACAGTGGGAGAGACGACTTACCAGCAGGGGAGCTCTCCGGAACTGAGCATTGATCAGAATGGCAACTGGACTCTGGACCTGAGTGCGAACGCATTGGATGACGGCACTTATCCAGTGGTTGCGACAGTCAGCGACGCTGCGGGGAATAGTTTTAGTACCGATGCGCAGAATGTGATGATCGATACCGATGTCAATGCCGATGAAGGCAGCTTCATGGTCAGTATCGATGGGATTAGTGATGATACCGGCACTGCGGATGATTTTATTACCAGTGATAACACTATTGTAATTACTGGTACTTTGGACTTGGATGACGATACCACGCTCAGCGTAACTTTTAACGGAGTGACTTATACCGAGAATGATCCTGAGTTGGTCATCGATGCGCTGCCTGATGCTGATGGGAGCGTCGTCTGGGCACTGGACGTTTCCGCGATCACGTTAGCAGACGGGACGTATCCGGTCTCGGCTACGGTCACAAACAGTCAGGGCAATCAAATTCATGCCGAGCAGGAAATCATGATTGATACGTTGTCCGGTGCTAATGGCAGTGCGCCTTTGGTCAGCATTAATGCGGATCTTAACGATGATGGCTGGCTCAATAGCGCTGAAATGGAGGCGAATGGGAGTTTCAGTTTACAGGTCGACGTAACTTTACCCGTAGGCGCCGTGTCCGGAGATAGTATCCGACTCACAGATGGCAATGATACCCAACTAATAACCTTAACTGAGCAAGATATCGTGAACGGCAGTATTACGGCCGACTACCTGGTACCTATTCAGGGAGAGACTCTTGAAATCAGCGCGGAGCTGGTCGACCAGGTCGGTAATGTATCGGCAACAGGTACGGATTCGGTGACCGTTGATTCCCTGATAGATGGTGATGTGGATGGACATACGGTCACGTTTGACAGTATCAGTAATGACACCGGTATGGATGGAGATTTCATAACCAACGATAACACTCTGGTCTTTAACGGTACCCTGGACACGGACGATAGCACCACCCTCAGTGTGACGGTGAACGAAACCACCTATGTACAGGGTGCTGATCCTGAATTAAGTGTGGATGACAGTGGCAACTGGAGCTTAGATTTGAGTAACACGCCGCTTGAGGACGGTACGTATAATCTGGTCGCGACGGTGACGGACCAAGCCGGTAATACGATCAGTACTCAAGGATCACAGGTGGTGATTGATACCACGGTTGATACGAATAGCGACGGCAATACCGTGAGTTTTGATGCCATCAGTGAGGATACGGGAGTTGATGGGGATTTTATTACCTCTGATAACACCCTGCAGTTGCGCGGTACGTTGGATAGCACTGATGGTAATACGCTGAGTGTTACCGTCGGTGATACGACTTATGTCCAGGGTGACGATGCGGAACTGGAGGTCGATGAGGACGGTAACTGGCGGTTGGACTTGAGCGCTTCGCCACTGGACGATGGTAATTACAGTGTGGTCGCAACGGTCACCGATGCGGCCGGTAATACGGCATCGGCCCCCGCTCAGACTGTCCTTATCGATACGGTAATTGATAACAATAGTGACGGTAATACGGTGACTTTTGACGCCATCAGCCAGGATACAGGGACGTCAGGCGATTTCATCACTTCAGACAACACACTGGTGCTGAGCGGCAGGGTCGATCTTGATGACGATAATACTTTAAGTGTCAATGTGGGCGAAGTGACCTATCAGTTTGGTCGCGATCCTGAACTTAGTATTGATGCGAACGGAAGTTGGAGCCTGGACCTGAGTGCGACGCCGCTGGATGACGGACAGCACGATGTGATTGCGACCGTTACCGATGTAGCAGGTAATACCGCAAGTAGTGCGATTCAGACCGTTATTGTGTATACCGGAGTGGATGGTGACGAAGATGGATTTACTGTCAGTATTAATGGGGTCAGCGAGGATACCGGTGCTGTAGGAGACTTTATCACTAGTGATAATACATTAGTGATTTCTGGGACGGTTGATGTTGATGACAATAATGCGCTGAGTGTGACATTCAATGGGGTGACCTACACAGAAGCCGATACCCAACTCGTACTTGCCCCTGTACCGGATGCCAACGGCGTGGTCGGCTGGTCTCTGGATGTATCTGATACCAGCTTAGCTGACGGAACTTATTCCATTACCGCAACGGTCACCAGTAGCGCCGGGAACCAGATTCACGCTTATCAGGATGTGATTATCGATTCTGTCGCGGGTACTGACGGCAGTGCTCCGCAAGTGATACTCGATGCGGATGTGAATGATGACGGCTGGATCAATGCCGATGAACAGGCTGCTCTAAACGACATCGGCGTAACGGTGACGATCAATATTCCTGACGGGGCTGTGGCAGGTGATACGATTGAGCTGACTGACGGCACGAATACGAGTACTGTTAGCCTGACCGAGCAGGATATTACCAGCGGCAGCATCAGTGCCAGCTACCCGTTGCCAGAAGAGGGAGGCAGTCTCACGGTCACCGCAGTACTCATTGATCAGGCTGGCAATACATCGGCGCCGGGCAGCGATAGCGTGACTTTGGATACACTGGCAGATGGGGATGGCGACGGACAGACGGTGACGTTTGACAGTATTAGCGCCGACACTGGAACCACCGGTGATTTCATCACCAGCGATAATAGATTGGTGTTTAATGGCAGCATTGACCCTGAAGATGGGACGACACTGAGTGTAAGAGTCGGTGACACCACATATACACACGGTGCGAGCCCAGAGCTGAGTGTGGATGATAGCGGTAACTGGAGCCTGGACCTGTCCAGCACAGCTCTGAACGATGGTAATTACACCGTTGTGGCGACGGTGGCGGATGCCGCCGGCAATACTTCCGAGACTCTGGCTCAGCAAGTCGTGGTGGATACGCAAATAGACACCAATGCTAATGGAAGCATGGTCACTTTCGAGGCAATCAGCGAAGATAGTGGAGTCACCGGTGATTTCATCACCAATGATAATACCTTGCTTCTTACCGGAACGGTGGATCTTGAGGATGGCAACAGATTAAGTGTCAGCGTTGGAGAGCGCACATATATCTATGGAGACGATCTTGAGCTAGTGGTTGATTCTGACGGGCAATGGGTCCTTGATCTCAGTGAAGTGCCATTAAGCGATGGAGATTATCGTGTTGTGGCATCGGTCACTGATATGGCCGGTAATTCTTTCAGTACAAGCAGTCAGACAGTGACTATCGATACTGCGATTGATGGTGATGGAGATGGTACAACGGTTACCTTTGACAGGATCAGTGAAGACAGCGGTATTGAGGGTGACTTCATAACTAATGATGTCGAGTTACAATTGCATGGCGCCGTGGATACCGATGATGATAACACGCTGAGTGTTATCGTCGGTGACAATACCTATGTGCAAGGCGTGGATTCGGAACTCACCACGGACAGCAATGGTAACTGGACACTGGACCTCAGTGCATTGGCATTAGATGACGGTACCTATTCAGTGACTGCACTGGTTACCGATGACGCCGGCAACATTGCTCGTACTATCAGTCAGCCACTGGTCATCGATACCACGATCGATGGTAACGGGGATGGTCAGACGGTGACCTTTGATGCTATCAGTGACGATACGGGGTTACCCGGGAATTTCATCACCAGTGATAATACCTTAATTTTACAGGGAACAGTCGATGTCAATGATGACAATGTGCTCAGTGTTAATGTTGACGGTACAGATTACGTACATGGAGTGGATCCTGAACTGAGCATTGATGCGTCTGGAAACTGGACACTGGATCTGACCAGCAGCGCTTTGGCCGACGGCACTTATACTGTGGTCGCAACCGTTACTGATGAGGCAGGGAATTCATTCAGTACTAATCCTCAGAGTGTTGTGATTGACACCGTGATCGACGCCGATGGTGACGGCAACACGGTTACGTTTGATGCAATCAGCATTGACAGTGGTGTGGTAGGTGACTTTATTACTGATGATAATACGCTGCTGTTGACCGGGACTGTAGATCTTGATGACGGTAATCTGCTGAGTGTTTCAGTCGGGGATACGATTTATGTTCAGGATGTGGATCCAGAGCTGTCGATAGATGCTGCCGGTAACTGGATATTGGATCTGACCGCAACGCCACTCGATGATGGTAGTTACACCGTAGTGGCGACGGTCTCGGATGAGGCTGGCAACAGTGCCAGTTCGGTCAGTCAGGACGTGGTGATTAATACCGGTGTCGACTCTGATCAAGATGGTTTTACGGTTGCTATTACCGCCATCAGTGATGACAGCGGCACGGTAGGTGACTTTGTCACGAATGACACCAACTTGCAGATCAGCGGGACGGTCGATCTTGATGACGGTAATGACCTCAGCATCACATTCAACGGAACCACATACACCGAAAATGACAGCGAACTGGTACTAGGGTCTGCGCCGGATGCGAATGGCCTGGTAAGTTGGACGTTGGATGTGTCTGGGACGACGCTGACTGATGGTACCTATCCATTAACCGCGACAGTGACCAGCAGTGCAGGTAATGAAAGCAGCGTACATCAGGATGTTGTGGTGGATACCATGGCAGGGGATGATGGTAGTGCACCAGTGGTTATATTGAGTGATGATCTGAATGATGATGGTTGGCTCAACGCCGAGGAAATGGCTGCGAACGAAGACGGCAATCTGCAGGTCAGTATCACTTTGCCTGATGGTGCGATTGCGGGGGATACCATCCGCGTCAGCGATGGTAACACCACCAACGACTTTATCCTGACGAATGAAGATATTGTTGCAGGTAATATCAGCACGGTTTATCCGCTGCCAGATGAAGGAAGCAGTTTAACTGTCCGTGCGGTTCTTATTGATCAGACTGGTAATACGTCGGCACAGGGTAGTGACAGTCTGAGTGTGGATACTCTGCTTGATACCGACTTTGATGGTGCCACCGTCACTTTCGATTCCATCAGTAATGACAGCGGTATCACTGATGAATTAGTTACCAATGATAATACCCTATTACTTCACGGGTCTGTGGATCTGGATGACGGCAATACATTGAGTGTGGCTGTCGGGGATACCACGTATGTCAATGAGGTTGATCCTGAGTTGACGGTGGATGATTCAGGGAACTGGATCCTGGACCTGACCAGCAATGAAATGAATGATGGCACATACGGGGTCGTGGCAACGGTGACAGATGCGGCCGGGAACACTATCAGTACCTCTCCTCGTGATGTGGTGATTGATACTTTGATTGATAGCAATGGCAACGGCACCACGGTTACATTTGACAGTATCACTGAAGACAGCGGGATTGCCGGAGATTTCATCACTAATGACAATACACCGGTTCTGAGTGGTGTACTGGATGTTGAAGATGGGAATACCCTGAGTGTCACTGTTGGCAGTGACAGTTATGTTCTGGGTACGGACCCTGAGCTTAGTGTAGACGACTCCGGTCGTTGGTATTTAGACCTGGCTGCTACTCCTTTAAGTGATGGCACTTATAGCGTTGTCACTACTGTGACAGACGCTGCAGGTAATACTGCCAGTACCGAGAGTCAAGATTTAGTCATTGATACCGTGGTTGATAATGACGGTGACGGTGACACCGTGACTCTGGATTCGATCAGCGAAGATACCGGAACAGAGGGAGATTTTATTACCAGTGACAACACACTGCGCTTTATCGGTAGGGTGGATCTGGACGACAGCAATATTCTTAGTGTAGCGGTGGGCGATACCACTTACATCCGTGGTGTTGACCCTGAACTGAGCGTTGACTCTTCCGGTAACTGGACGCTAGATCTTACCTCAACGCCGCTGGATGATGGCACCTACACCGTAGTGGCCACCGTGGTCGATATCGCTGGCAATACGGACAATATAAACCAAGATGTGATCATCAATACCGGCGTCGATACGGACGACGATGGATATTCGGTCACTATAGACAGTATGACTGACGACAGTGGAACCGATGGGGATTTCGTGACCAGTGATACCACCTTGCAAATTAGCGGCAGCGTCGATCTTGATGACAATAATACACTGACCGTCGATTTTAACGGCACTATCTACTCTGAAGCGGATCCGGAACTGACGCTGGACAGTACACCCGATGCCAGCGGAGTGGTGAACTGGACTCTGGACGTGTCTGGTATCAACCTGGCTGATGGTACGTATCCTGTTACGGCAACGGTGACCAGCAATGCAGGTAATCATATTAGTGCGCAGCAGGATATTGTGGTGGACACAGTCGCAGGCGATCTGGGCACGGCTCCTCAAGTCACAATAAGTGATGATCTAAACAATGATGCTTGGCTGAACAATGATGAATTGGCAGCGCTGACTGATGGCAATCTTGAAGTCGTGATCACGTTACCAGAGGGCTCTTCAGTCGGAGATATAATTCAGGTTAGTGATGGTACTAACAGCAGCGACCTGGTATTGAGTGAGACTGATATCTCCAATGGTAGCATTACCACTGAATTTCCGGCTCCCGCAGAAGGAGAGGGCGTCACCATTACCGCTGTGCTGATTGATGTGGCTGGCAATCAGTCGGCAACCGGCAGTGATCATCTGACGGTGGATACGCAGGCGGATGCCAATGATAACGGTAATACCGTAAGTTTTGATGCGATAAGTGATGATACGGGATCAGACTCTAGTGATTTCATCACCAATGACAATCGATTGCTGCTGACGGGAACAGTGGATCCGGATGATAACACCACACTGAGTGTCTCCGTCGATGGCACGACCTATGTACACGGCATTGCACCTGAATTGAGTATCGATGGTGATGGTCTCTGGACCTTGGATCTGACCGTTAATCCGCTGGAAGATGGGACTTACAGTGTGATGGCAACGGTGACCGATGAAGCGGGTAACACTGTCAGCACAAGCAGTCAGAATGTCGTCATTGATACGGTGGTGGACGGCAATGGAAATGGTACAACGGTCAGCTTTGACAGTATCAGCGACGACTCGGGTATCGCCGGTGACTTCATGACTAATGACAGCGGCCTGATCCTTAGCGGTACGATAGACCTGGACGATGATACGACATTAAGTGTGACGGTCGGAGGAGCGACTTATATCGAGGGAAGCGATACCCAGATCTCGATAGACGACAGCGGCAACTGGATCCTGGACTTGAGTGCGACTCCGTTGGTGGATGGTACATATGTGGTGGTGGCGACGGCCACCGATTTAGCAGGTAACGCTGTCAGCACAAGCAGCCAGAATGTGGTTATCGATACGGTGGCCGGCAATGATGGCAGCGCGCCGCAGGTGACGATCACCGATGACAGCAACGATGACGGCTGGCTCAATGGTGAGGAAAGCGCCGCCAATGCCGATGGCGATCTGGAGGTCAGCATCGATTTACCGGCCGGCGCGGCAGCGGGCGATACTCTGCAGGTGACTGACGGCACCACGAGCACGGATATCGTGCTGAGTGCAGCGGACATCAGCAGCGGCAGTGTCTCGGCCGGTTTTGCTGTGCCGGCAGAAGGCAGCAGTGTGACCGTGTCCGCGGTACTGATTGACCAGGCGGGTAACACTTCGGCCACGGGCAGCGACACTCTGACGGTGGATACGGTGACCGGTAATGATGGCAGCGCGCCGCAGGTGACGATCACCGATGACAGCAACGATGACGGCTGGCTCAATGGTGAGGAGAGCGCCGCCAATGCCGATGGCGATCTGGATGTGACGGTAAGTATACCGGCCGGGGCGGCAGCGGGCGATACTCTGCAGGTGACCGACGGCACCACGAGCACGGATATCGTGCTGAGTGCGGCGGACATCAGCAGCGGTAGCGTCTCGGCCGGTTTTGCTGTGCCGGCAGACGGCAGTGGTGTGACGGTGTCCGCGGTACTGATTGACCAGGCGGGGAATACCTCGGCCGCGGGCAGCGACAGTGTGACGGTGGATACGGTGACCGGTAATGATGGCAGCGCGCCACAGGTGACCATCACCGATGATAGCAATGATGACGGCTGGCTCAATGGTGAGGAAAGCGCCGTCAATGCCGATGGCGATCTGGAGGTCAGCATCGATTTACCGGCCGGCGCGGCAGCGGGCGATACTCTGCAGGTGACCGACGGCACCACGAGCACGGATATCGTGCTGAGTGCGGCGGACATCAGCAGCGGCAGTGTCTCGGCCGGTTTTGCTGTGCCGGCAGAAGGCAGCAGTGTGACCGTGTCCGCGGTACTGATTGACCAGGCGGGGAATAACCGATGA